The Prosthecochloris marina genome window below encodes:
- the hisS gene encoding histidine--tRNA ligase encodes MSQYRAVKGTRDIFPGEISSWNHIEKVIHRVAGLYGFHEIRTPVFEYTELFQRSIGATTDIVGKEMFTFRPEEKGRSITLRPEMTAGVMRAFIQGNLAATSPVHKLYYIAELFRKERPQAGRQRQFSQFGAELIGVSSPEAVAEVIGMMMQVFADLGVTGLRLRMNSLGDVKDRMHYIKALREYLEPLSALLDEHSRERLDKNPLRILDSKNPEIQAIIADAPRLHDFLGASAIDDFEKVLHYLDEKDLSYVIDPLLVRGLDYYCHTAFEVTSSELGAQDAIGGGGQYDGLAKQLGCKSDIPAVGFAVGLERLLITMEKQGLLAHVTSERPQVYVVLQSHELVAHAVGICDALRKSGIRSIMDLAGRSMKAQMREANKMSAAYALFVGQDEIQNQVFGLKNLVTSEQDFLSIQQIIERLEPFSESSQKTSDE; translated from the coding sequence ATGTCGCAATACCGCGCGGTAAAAGGTACAAGAGATATTTTTCCTGGCGAAATTTCTTCATGGAATCATATTGAGAAAGTGATTCACAGGGTTGCTGGCCTGTACGGGTTTCACGAGATTCGTACACCTGTTTTTGAGTATACCGAACTCTTTCAGCGAAGTATTGGGGCAACAACCGACATCGTGGGTAAGGAAATGTTTACGTTCAGGCCCGAAGAAAAAGGGCGCTCGATAACCTTGCGGCCTGAAATGACAGCAGGGGTGATGCGTGCTTTTATTCAAGGCAACCTTGCTGCAACTTCACCGGTTCACAAGCTTTATTACATCGCCGAGTTGTTCCGTAAGGAACGCCCTCAGGCAGGACGCCAGCGCCAGTTTTCTCAGTTCGGCGCTGAATTGATAGGTGTGTCATCTCCGGAAGCCGTGGCAGAGGTGATAGGGATGATGATGCAGGTGTTTGCCGATCTGGGAGTGACCGGACTCAGGCTGAGGATGAACTCTCTCGGTGACGTCAAAGACCGTATGCATTACATAAAGGCATTGAGAGAATATCTCGAACCGCTTTCCGCTTTGCTTGATGAACACTCGAGGGAGCGGCTTGATAAAAATCCTCTTCGCATTCTGGATTCCAAGAATCCGGAAATACAGGCTATTATCGCAGATGCTCCAAGGCTGCATGATTTTCTCGGTGCCTCTGCAATTGATGACTTTGAAAAAGTGTTGCATTATCTCGATGAAAAAGATTTGAGCTATGTCATTGATCCTTTGCTGGTCAGGGGACTTGACTATTATTGCCATACGGCTTTTGAGGTGACAAGCTCCGAACTGGGTGCACAAGACGCTATAGGAGGGGGAGGGCAGTATGACGGGCTTGCCAAGCAGCTTGGCTGCAAATCAGACATTCCGGCCGTCGGTTTTGCGGTTGGTCTGGAAAGGCTTTTGATTACCATGGAAAAGCAAGGGCTGCTGGCACATGTCACGTCCGAGAGGCCCCAAGTATATGTTGTGCTTCAGAGTCATGAACTCGTTGCTCATGCTGTCGGTATCTGTGATGCGTTGCGAAAATCCGGAATCAGATCGATAATGGATCTTGCCGGTAGAAGTATGAAGGCTCAGATGAGAGAGGCGAACAAGATGAGTGCAGCATACGCCTTGTTTGTCGGACAGGATGAAATACAAAATCAAGTTTTTGGATTGAAAAATCTCGTGACTTCCGAACAGGATTTTCTTTCGATTCAGCAAATTATCGAAAGGCTTGAACCTTTCAGCGAAT
- a CDS encoding PTS sugar transporter subunit IIA, whose product MKIESLLSEKYIELHIEVATKEEVIDRMLSIASTHSGVKNQGKLREDVLKREMEMSTGIGQQIALPHTKTEAVSSPVLVFATLKNGINFDSIDDEPVQVVFLLATPEEMLAEHLKLLGRITRLAGRADVREKLMAASSSSEVLELFREEEKDFPQI is encoded by the coding sequence ATGAAGATTGAAAGTCTGCTTTCCGAAAAATACATAGAGTTACATATCGAGGTGGCAACTAAAGAGGAGGTCATAGATAGAATGCTTTCGATAGCAAGTACACATTCCGGTGTGAAAAATCAGGGAAAGCTACGTGAAGATGTGTTGAAACGTGAAATGGAGATGTCAACCGGGATAGGGCAGCAAATTGCCTTGCCCCATACGAAAACTGAAGCGGTATCAAGTCCGGTTCTTGTTTTTGCAACGCTTAAAAACGGCATAAATTTCGATTCTATCGACGATGAGCCTGTACAGGTTGTTTTCCTGCTCGCCACTCCCGAGGAAATGCTCGCCGAACATTTGAAGCTTCTTGGCCGTATCACCCGCCTTGCCGGAAGGGCCGATGTCAGGGAAAAGCTCATGGCGGCATCGAGTTCTTCTGAAGTTCTTGAGCTGTTCAGGGAAGAAGAGAAAGATTTTCCGCAGATATGA
- a CDS encoding phosphatidate cytidylyltransferase, with protein sequence MAETGTSNLLKRVAVALIGIPVIVWLTWMGGVFFFSLILLLALLASYEFYRLLSVRAFPPALPWFLFFSLVLQLNFFVQVTEPWLLFLVILMVFLVMELFRTAGSRIVNIGSSMTALLYVNTAFGSLMLIRNFEPTGFSYVLLLFVCIWSADIMAYFGGSRLGGKFFKQKFFERLSPHKTWEGFFAGCAGSVLGSAVVAYFDSALHTVFALFSGLFIGLLSPLGDLIESMFKRDAEVKDSSSLIPGHGGILDRFDTVMFISPLLYLYLFFARSLSGL encoded by the coding sequence ATGGCTGAAACAGGTACTTCAAATTTGCTGAAAAGAGTTGCGGTCGCTCTGATCGGTATTCCGGTGATTGTATGGTTGACCTGGATGGGTGGGGTATTTTTCTTTTCCTTGATTCTTTTGCTGGCTCTGCTTGCATCGTATGAGTTTTACCGTCTTCTCTCTGTAAGAGCTTTTCCGCCTGCACTGCCGTGGTTCTTGTTTTTTTCGCTCGTCCTGCAATTGAATTTTTTTGTACAGGTTACTGAACCGTGGTTGCTTTTTCTGGTCATCCTGATGGTATTTCTTGTGATGGAGCTGTTCAGAACAGCAGGGTCGCGAATAGTCAATATCGGTTCGTCAATGACGGCATTACTCTATGTGAACACAGCATTTGGGTCGTTAATGCTGATCAGAAATTTCGAGCCGACAGGCTTTTCCTATGTTCTCCTGCTGTTTGTCTGCATCTGGTCTGCAGATATAATGGCATACTTTGGAGGAAGCCGTTTGGGAGGAAAATTTTTCAAACAAAAATTTTTTGAACGGTTGAGTCCGCACAAAACCTGGGAGGGTTTCTTTGCCGGGTGTGCAGGTAGTGTTTTGGGTTCGGCTGTGGTGGCTTATTTTGACTCGGCTCTTCATACGGTTTTTGCACTTTTTTCCGGTCTTTTTATTGGCTTGCTAAGCCCGCTCGGAGATCTGATCGAGTCGATGTTCAAACGTGATGCGGAAGTCAAGGACTCTTCTTCGTTAATTCCGGGGCATGGGGGGATTCTTGATCGTTTTGATACTGTCATGTTTATTTCACCCTTGCTGTATCTCTATTTGTTTTTCGCAAGGTCTCTGAGTGGACTGTAA
- a CDS encoding CPBP family intramembrane glutamic endopeptidase yields MNDIYHSLKKKNLVFYWTSLVLLVVLVLYPLLGGILMSFVLSATGAEVDWSRFERQDLASIRMVQVVGQILLLGLPVLFLVGLQTGEKKLFSKKNLEFLGYGHRVSGAAVLLAVTGVLLLQPFIFILIESTGYFLSYMGEFGESILDNQERLQWFLMFLAGADSFSEFLTVVFVVAVIPALCEEMFFRGYIQKNYMYSLSPAGGILLTGLVFGLFHMSPANLLPLTVMGWFIGYVYYKTQSLVVPIVVHFCNNFLSLVILQLQQENPDVSGESFIMDETIGWVILFVTLSLLLFTLVMRSFNRLFTVVRY; encoded by the coding sequence ATGAATGATATATATCATTCCCTGAAAAAGAAAAACCTTGTTTTTTACTGGACCAGTCTTGTTTTGCTGGTTGTTCTTGTTCTGTATCCTCTCCTGGGGGGGATTTTGATGTCCTTTGTGCTGTCTGCTACAGGTGCCGAAGTGGATTGGTCGAGGTTTGAACGGCAAGATCTTGCCAGCATTCGAATGGTACAGGTTGTTGGCCAGATCTTGTTGCTTGGCCTGCCTGTTTTGTTTCTTGTGGGGCTGCAGACCGGAGAGAAAAAGCTGTTTTCAAAAAAAAACCTCGAGTTTCTCGGTTATGGACATCGGGTATCAGGGGCAGCAGTTCTGCTTGCCGTGACAGGGGTCTTGCTGCTTCAACCTTTCATTTTCATCCTGATCGAGAGCACAGGGTATTTTCTCTCTTATATGGGTGAATTCGGCGAAAGTATCCTTGACAATCAGGAGCGGCTCCAGTGGTTTTTGATGTTTCTTGCCGGTGCTGATTCGTTCAGTGAATTTCTTACGGTTGTTTTTGTTGTCGCGGTGATTCCGGCTTTATGTGAGGAAATGTTTTTTAGGGGATACATTCAGAAAAACTACATGTATTCACTTTCTCCGGCAGGGGGCATTTTGCTGACAGGTCTCGTGTTTGGTTTGTTTCATATGAGCCCTGCCAATCTGCTTCCTTTGACGGTTATGGGCTGGTTCATTGGCTATGTATATTATAAAACACAAAGTCTCGTTGTTCCGATTGTGGTTCATTTCTGCAACAATTTTTTATCGCTTGTCATATTGCAGTTGCAGCAAGAAAATCCTGATGTTTCAGGTGAATCGTTTATCATGGATGAAACGATAGGGTGGGTTATTCTTTTCGTAACACTTTCCTTGTTGCTGTTTACTCTTGTCATGCGGAGCTTCAACCGGCTTTTTACTGTGGTGCGTTACTGA
- a CDS encoding glycosyltransferase — MNILFINSARTWGGTEKWVRMAAESLSVSHKVSLVYRRAVVGDKIAVHKYRLPCISHFDLYSLAKLVEIIKKDKIDILIPTKRKDYVLAGLAARICGITNILRLGIVRELKIPIVHKLIYSTMADGIIVNAEKIKQSLLKSRFMQQANIKVIYNGLDTDRIDQESIPAAEKQYPFTITAIGTLTHRKGFDFLIRSFSLFLKSFPDAGAGLVIIGDGPNEEEFTALAEDLNIKEKVIFTGFLQNPYPYLSASDVFAMTSTNEGISNALLEAMYLENAPISTCAGGSEEVIIDGKNGLLIDYGDETMLAEVLGKLYLDRTVLQSIAQNAKKSTTAKFSITKMRKELENYLSRFCVEKCTDSAE, encoded by the coding sequence ATGAATATTTTATTCATTAATTCAGCAAGAACCTGGGGCGGCACCGAAAAATGGGTACGCATGGCGGCAGAGTCCCTTTCCGTCTCGCACAAGGTCAGCCTTGTTTACCGAAGAGCCGTTGTCGGAGATAAAATCGCCGTTCATAAATATCGCCTTCCGTGCATCAGCCATTTCGATCTTTACTCGCTTGCCAAACTCGTCGAGATTATAAAAAAGGACAAAATTGACATCTTGATCCCAACCAAACGCAAGGATTACGTCCTTGCAGGGCTTGCTGCCAGAATCTGCGGAATCACCAACATACTCCGCCTCGGCATTGTCCGCGAACTGAAAATACCGATTGTTCACAAACTCATCTATAGCACAATGGCAGACGGCATTATCGTCAATGCAGAGAAAATAAAGCAGTCTCTTTTGAAATCAAGGTTCATGCAGCAAGCAAATATCAAGGTTATCTATAATGGACTGGACACGGATAGAATCGATCAAGAGAGCATCCCCGCAGCCGAAAAACAATATCCTTTCACTATCACTGCGATTGGCACATTGACACATCGTAAAGGGTTTGATTTTTTAATACGGAGCTTTAGTCTGTTTTTAAAAAGCTTTCCTGATGCAGGTGCTGGCCTCGTTATCATAGGCGATGGCCCAAACGAAGAAGAGTTCACGGCACTTGCCGAAGATCTTAACATCAAAGAGAAAGTCATATTCACCGGCTTTCTTCAAAATCCTTATCCTTATCTTTCTGCAAGCGATGTTTTTGCCATGACCTCAACCAATGAAGGCATTTCCAATGCTTTATTGGAAGCAATGTACCTTGAAAACGCTCCTATCAGTACCTGTGCAGGAGGCTCGGAAGAGGTGATCATTGACGGCAAAAACGGCCTTTTGATAGATTATGGAGATGAGACGATGCTCGCGGAAGTCTTAGGGAAACTATACCTCGATAGAACAGTTTTGCAAAGCATAGCCCAAAATGCAAAGAAAAGTACCACCGCCAAGTTTTCAATCACAAAGATGAGAAAAGAACTGGAGAATTATCTCTCTAGGTTCTGTGTGGAAAAATGCACAGATTCAGCAGAATAA
- a CDS encoding YrbL family protein → MGSEALVVDESLFLGKGSKRICYRHPEDASKCIKIDLNEKRKITPKELKYYQRYARKGVRFDLIAPYFGEVITNEGKGYVFSLARDYNGEISKDVRYYLKTCRNDEVLDDVFKGMLKLKRFMVSHGIMTTLVEHHNMIYQRITPHNGKVIFIDGIGNNQFFPSANYLQMHAKRVIRRKWFKFEQRLMKWNRDKPHIYERFKALNEART, encoded by the coding sequence ATGGGTAGCGAAGCTTTGGTAGTCGATGAATCATTGTTTCTTGGCAAGGGTTCGAAACGCATTTGTTACCGTCATCCCGAGGATGCAAGCAAATGTATCAAAATCGATCTGAACGAGAAACGAAAAATTACACCTAAGGAGTTGAAGTATTACCAGCGATATGCCCGAAAAGGGGTACGTTTTGATTTGATCGCACCATACTTCGGTGAAGTGATTACGAATGAAGGAAAAGGTTACGTGTTTAGCCTTGCCAGAGATTATAATGGCGAAATTTCGAAAGATGTCAGGTATTATTTGAAAACTTGTCGAAATGACGAGGTTTTAGATGATGTTTTTAAGGGAATGTTGAAGCTGAAAAGATTTATGGTTTCCCATGGTATCATGACAACGCTGGTTGAACATCACAACATGATTTATCAACGGATCACCCCACATAACGGCAAGGTAATATTTATCGACGGTATCGGGAATAATCAGTTTTTCCCTTCGGCAAACTATTTACAAATGCATGCTAAAAGGGTGATACGAAGAAAATGGTTTAAGTTTGAGCAGCGCTTGATGAAGTGGAACAGGGATAAGCCTCATATTTATGAACGGTTTAAAGCGTTGAATGAAGCTCGTACGTGA
- a CDS encoding glycosyltransferase, whose product MEQPFTFTVTSMGELSSRKSFDILIRGFARFINQKKIRDAGLIIIGEGSLKNELQKLAKSLNVDRYILFKGFLQNPYPCLASSHVFAMTSRNEGISNALLEAALLGNAIITTTSGGGIRSVIKERENGFLLEYGDEDKLATLFNELYTNPELTKQIAGRGTKTVKQMFSMERMSREILVFCKELQKRQHPA is encoded by the coding sequence ATTGAACAACCGTTTACCTTTACCGTTACATCAATGGGCGAACTAAGTTCAAGAAAAAGTTTCGATATTCTCATTAGAGGGTTTGCCCGGTTTATCAACCAGAAAAAAATCCGGGATGCGGGGCTGATTATCATCGGTGAGGGCTCGCTGAAAAACGAGCTGCAAAAACTTGCGAAATCACTGAATGTAGACCGTTACATTCTTTTCAAAGGCTTTTTGCAAAATCCCTACCCATGTCTGGCATCGAGCCATGTGTTCGCTATGACCTCCCGAAACGAAGGAATTTCAAACGCATTGCTCGAAGCCGCATTACTGGGCAATGCAATCATAACCACAACGTCAGGTGGCGGGATACGGTCGGTCATCAAGGAAAGGGAAAATGGATTTCTTCTGGAATACGGTGATGAAGACAAGCTGGCTACACTGTTCAATGAACTTTATACCAATCCGGAGTTGACCAAACAAATAGCTGGCAGAGGCACAAAAACGGTAAAACAGATGTTTTCGATGGAACGCATGTCACGAGAAATCTTGGTATTCTGCAAGGAACTGCAAAAACGGCAACATCCGGCATGA
- a CDS encoding glycosyltransferase, with translation MNILFINSIGKNKFGGGEKWMINAAKGLTTKGHNVVLASKQDSRILRYAEKQGVKTHVIEIHSDISPIKTFLIARWLKEQQIDILICNLNKDVRVAGLAARIAGTPVVLARHGMLLCSKKWKHKLTLTKLTDGIITNSQTILETYAGYGWFPTDFVKVIYNGIVIPEHVEQVDFQARFPGKKIIYSAGRLSEQKGFNYLIETAQILRKKRNDLVFFVSGEGKLASILQKQVDDADLHESFVFEGFTDDIFPYLKGCDLFVLASLFEGMPNVVMEAMAMAKPVVATDVNGARELMQDGNTGFIVPPADPPALANAIDSLIDNPEKLGAFGNAGKERITQHFTMQHMTDTLEAHLWSKLEASKR, from the coding sequence ATGAATATCCTCTTCATTAATTCGATTGGAAAAAATAAGTTCGGTGGCGGTGAGAAGTGGATGATCAATGCTGCCAAAGGTCTGACGACAAAAGGTCATAATGTAGTTCTGGCAAGCAAACAGGACTCTCGCATTCTCCGATACGCTGAAAAGCAAGGGGTGAAAACACACGTTATCGAAATCCATTCAGATATCAGTCCCATTAAAACCTTTCTGATCGCTCGCTGGCTCAAAGAACAACAGATCGACATTCTCATCTGCAACCTCAATAAAGATGTCAGGGTCGCTGGTTTAGCCGCAAGAATCGCCGGAACACCGGTGGTTCTTGCCCGACATGGTATGCTCTTGTGTAGTAAAAAATGGAAACACAAACTAACACTGACCAAACTCACTGACGGCATTATTACAAACAGCCAAACCATTCTGGAAACCTATGCCGGATATGGATGGTTTCCAACAGATTTCGTCAAGGTCATCTACAACGGCATCGTCATTCCGGAACATGTTGAACAGGTTGATTTCCAGGCCCGTTTTCCGGGCAAGAAAATCATTTACAGCGCCGGCAGACTTTCAGAACAAAAAGGGTTCAACTATCTGATCGAAACCGCACAAATTCTCCGGAAAAAGCGCAACGATCTCGTATTTTTTGTTTCCGGCGAAGGAAAGCTTGCGTCCATACTCCAGAAGCAGGTTGACGACGCCGATCTGCATGAATCTTTTGTTTTTGAGGGCTTTACAGATGATATTTTCCCATACCTGAAAGGGTGTGATCTTTTCGTCCTGGCATCACTTTTTGAAGGAATGCCAAATGTAGTCATGGAAGCCATGGCTATGGCGAAGCCAGTTGTTGCCACCGATGTCAACGGTGCAAGAGAGCTCATGCAAGATGGCAATACAGGCTTTATTGTCCCCCCGGCCGATCCACCCGCACTGGCAAATGCCATCGACTCGCTCATCGACAATCCCGAAAAGCTCGGCGCGTTCGGAAATGCAGGCAAAGAACGTATAACGCAACACTTTACCATGCAACATATGACCGATACTCTCGAAGCTCATCTGTGGTCAAAACTGGAGGCTTCGAAACGATGA
- a CDS encoding glycosyltransferase family 9 protein encodes MNQKKKWKKKRLFRQVLARILQKIVKRPLLSEPYTGTLKTIAILTQEKYGDAILLTPLLKHLKKEFPDTEIHLVTFNKTITEFFSTDSNVTAIHCAKGNLISYFKGVFSQKFDMLFNTKDHPSTTFLIHSLLIKAHRKAGIDNDFHKGFYDYLITVDYHSPIPLKNCGLMTILDKPVSAESCRPYIPPKPVSEKITQFLETSGLDGTIGINISAGWPTRYWTEDKWKTVIDTFTEQKFVVLSSPADLETKRRLESACPAILASPPTLNLYETGMIIDKLRLLVTPDTSLVHVASCQKTPVVGLYVKALQHQTRFKPFLIDHQQVISNTEFVKDITSEAVISAINELLRR; translated from the coding sequence ATGAACCAGAAAAAAAAATGGAAAAAGAAACGTCTTTTCCGCCAGGTTCTCGCAAGAATCCTTCAGAAAATTGTCAAACGTCCACTTTTATCTGAACCGTACACAGGAACACTCAAAACCATTGCCATTCTTACGCAGGAAAAGTACGGTGACGCTATATTGCTCACCCCTCTTTTGAAACACCTTAAAAAAGAGTTCCCCGATACAGAAATCCATCTGGTTACATTCAATAAAACAATCACCGAATTTTTCAGCACCGACTCCAACGTCACAGCAATTCATTGTGCAAAAGGGAACCTGATTTCATATTTCAAGGGGGTTTTCAGTCAAAAGTTCGATATGCTCTTCAACACCAAGGATCACCCCTCGACCACATTTCTCATCCACTCCCTGCTTATCAAAGCACATCGCAAAGCAGGCATAGACAATGATTTTCACAAAGGCTTTTACGACTACCTCATAACTGTTGATTACCACAGTCCCATCCCTCTGAAAAACTGCGGTTTAATGACTATTCTCGACAAACCGGTTTCTGCGGAATCATGCCGTCCGTATATACCGCCAAAACCGGTTTCAGAAAAGATCACACAGTTTCTTGAAACATCCGGTCTCGACGGAACTATAGGAATCAACATAAGTGCAGGATGGCCTACCCGGTACTGGACCGAGGATAAGTGGAAAACGGTCATCGATACCTTTACAGAACAAAAGTTCGTTGTTCTCAGCTCCCCAGCCGATCTTGAGACAAAAAGAAGACTCGAAAGTGCATGTCCGGCAATTCTTGCCTCTCCCCCGACGCTGAACCTTTACGAAACCGGAATGATTATCGATAAGCTTCGTTTGCTCGTCACTCCTGACACATCTCTTGTGCATGTAGCATCATGTCAAAAAACTCCGGTGGTAGGTCTTTACGTTAAAGCTTTGCAGCACCAGACGCGCTTCAAACCGTTCCTGATCGATCATCAACAAGTAATTTCAAACACGGAATTCGTAAAAGATATTACATCTGAAGCCGTCATCAGTGCAATCAATGAACTTCTGCGGCGTTAA
- a CDS encoding glycosyltransferase family 4 protein: protein MLYILLTSEYPPEMYGGIAHWAKNLFDTLIHSNHQVIVLTHRNRKHSKLKVTSTDNVRYIKGHDWQKFHWLYRIPYLLKFLLTHKNVTLIAATWDELQILHKLKPFFGFKIYCSSHGTDITKHVFPRKEKTLRKINTIFGSIDLFMPVSQSLDRLARSMYPNILCKSIVLGCNVNTERFHPEMDTSKKSALRKQFNIDPSCSLIITVGRMMAVKGFRQVIMALHEIRKTIPNVLYMIVAKPQAPEQQRIQYLVKELGLEDHVVIQNPVSNDELPKLLQMADVFALTSEPVYYPHYQEEGLPRVIPEASACGLPVIVSTTGGLREAVIDKETGFIVRHGDQETLKKRMITLLNDENLASEMGRKGREHVIKNFSDHSMTEKIFSIANAQL, encoded by the coding sequence ATGCTCTACATTTTGTTAACGTCAGAGTACCCTCCGGAAATGTACGGCGGTATCGCTCATTGGGCAAAAAACCTCTTCGATACACTGATACACTCGAACCACCAAGTCATAGTCCTTACACATCGCAATAGAAAACACAGTAAGTTAAAAGTTACATCCACCGATAACGTACGATACATCAAGGGGCATGACTGGCAAAAATTTCACTGGCTGTACCGCATACCTTACCTTTTGAAATTTTTGTTGACCCACAAAAACGTCACACTTATTGCGGCAACTTGGGATGAGCTACAAATTCTTCACAAGCTCAAACCCTTTTTTGGCTTTAAGATCTACTGCTCTTCACATGGTACAGATATCACAAAACATGTTTTTCCAAGGAAAGAAAAAACACTGAGAAAAATCAATACCATTTTCGGGTCCATTGACCTGTTCATGCCAGTGAGCCAATCCCTTGATCGTCTTGCCAGATCGATGTATCCAAATATCTTATGCAAAAGCATCGTACTTGGCTGTAATGTCAATACCGAACGTTTCCATCCTGAAATGGATACATCGAAAAAATCAGCTCTCAGAAAACAATTCAATATCGACCCTTCCTGTTCATTGATTATAACCGTGGGCAGAATGATGGCGGTAAAAGGTTTCCGGCAGGTTATCATGGCATTGCATGAGATAAGGAAAACCATCCCTAATGTCCTTTACATGATAGTTGCCAAACCACAGGCTCCTGAACAGCAACGGATTCAATATCTGGTCAAAGAACTGGGCCTCGAAGACCATGTCGTCATTCAAAATCCAGTCAGTAATGACGAACTGCCAAAGCTCCTACAGATGGCCGATGTTTTCGCACTGACATCTGAACCGGTATACTACCCTCATTATCAGGAAGAAGGTCTCCCAAGAGTTATACCGGAAGCCAGTGCATGCGGCCTGCCGGTTATCGTCAGCACAACCGGTGGCCTAAGAGAAGCCGTAATCGATAAAGAGACCGGCTTTATAGTTCGGCACGGGGATCAGGAAACACTGAAAAAAAGGATGATCACTCTTTTGAACGATGAAAATCTTGCATCTGAAATGGGTAGGAAAGGTCGAGAGCATGTCATCAAAAACTTTTCGGACCATTCCATGACCGAAAAAATATTTTCCATAGCAAATGCGCAGCTTTAG
- a CDS encoding glycosyltransferase family 2 protein gives MPKVTVLMPVFNGETYLRGAIESILGQTFSDYEFLIVDDGSTDKSLEIIASYEDPRIRLHANGSNRGTVHALNTGLELAKGEYIARMDCDDISLPHRLEQQVRFMDAHPHIGVCGSGMRHIKGDKLRNFRYQPTSDQELKITLLFNTCFFHPTVIMKKTVLNGALYPDNLIYTQDYNLWTHLAVKTDFANLRQSLLYFREHPAQISHRKAVLQKSNARLIRKLYLQSIVDDFNDEELEIHHQIAETRTGLDLEKTKKWLEHLVDINRQKRVFSPEVFLKEMSRKWWHCCKKNTQYGKETLDIYRSSYLHLHYRPEKLKYLKFYSRSLVRHRNKKSD, from the coding sequence ATGCCAAAAGTCACTGTCCTTATGCCCGTCTTCAACGGGGAAACTTACCTTCGAGGAGCTATCGAAAGTATTCTGGGCCAGACATTTAGCGATTACGAATTTTTGATAGTCGATGACGGTTCAACCGATAAGAGCCTGGAAATCATAGCTTCGTATGAGGATCCACGCATACGCCTTCACGCAAACGGCTCAAACCGGGGGACTGTTCATGCCCTCAATACAGGACTCGAACTAGCCAAAGGTGAGTATATCGCAAGGATGGACTGCGACGACATCAGCCTCCCACACCGCCTTGAACAGCAGGTACGTTTTATGGATGCCCACCCACATATTGGAGTTTGCGGAAGCGGAATGCGCCATATAAAAGGTGATAAACTGAGAAATTTCAGGTATCAACCAACATCCGATCAAGAGTTGAAAATCACCTTGCTTTTCAACACTTGCTTTTTTCATCCGACAGTCATTATGAAAAAAACCGTTTTAAACGGCGCCCTCTATCCCGACAACCTTATCTACACACAGGATTACAACCTCTGGACTCATCTTGCCGTAAAGACAGATTTTGCAAATTTAAGACAATCACTTCTATATTTTCGAGAACACCCGGCACAAATCAGCCATAGAAAAGCAGTTCTACAAAAAAGCAATGCCCGCTTGATTCGGAAACTCTATCTCCAGTCCATCGTCGATGACTTCAATGACGAAGAACTGGAAATCCATCATCAGATAGCGGAAACTCGTACAGGATTGGATCTTGAAAAAACAAAAAAGTGGCTTGAACACCTCGTAGACATCAATAGACAGAAACGAGTCTTTTCACCAGAAGTTTTTCTAAAAGAAATGAGTAGAAAATGGTGGCATTGCTGCAAAAAAAACACACAGTACGGTAAAGAAACCTTGGACATTTACCGTTCCTCATACTTACATCTTCATTACCGACCGGAAAAACTCAAATATCTGAAATTCTATAGCAGAAGCCTCGTACGTCATCGCAATAAAAAATCCGATTAA